The Chitinophagaceae bacterium genome window below encodes:
- a CDS encoding ABC transporter permease, whose product MKNEIIQLLKREWKLELRNKYTIGGIILYMVATVFVILNVLEQENMVHELNAGWWNLLFWISVLFVSVNAIAKSFYQESQEKLLYLYTLFSPESVIISKMFYNYIFMFVLALLSWSLFSIWFGNPVVQNTSFFLLLIFGAGGLGLIFTMISSIASKAGNNTTLMAILSFPVILPLLVVLIRLSSLVYLQGPGMENTISLWIMLISLNVLILSMSIILFPYLWRE is encoded by the coding sequence ATGAAAAATGAGATAATACAGCTTTTAAAGCGGGAATGGAAACTGGAGCTTCGGAATAAATATACCATAGGCGGAATTATCTTGTATATGGTAGCAACTGTTTTTGTAATTCTGAATGTATTAGAGCAGGAAAATATGGTACATGAGCTGAATGCAGGCTGGTGGAATTTACTATTTTGGATATCCGTTTTATTTGTTTCTGTAAATGCAATTGCAAAAAGCTTTTATCAGGAATCACAAGAGAAGTTGCTATATCTCTATACTCTGTTTAGTCCGGAATCAGTCATCATTTCCAAAATGTTTTATAATTATATTTTCATGTTTGTGCTGGCGTTATTGAGCTGGTCGCTTTTTAGCATATGGTTTGGGAATCCTGTAGTTCAAAATACATCGTTCTTTTTGCTGCTCATTTTTGGTGCCGGTGGTTTAGGGCTGATTTTTACTATGATATCTTCTATAGCTTCAAAAGCAGGAAATAACACTACTTTGATGGCTATTTTAAGTTTTCCTGTAATTTTGCCTTTATTAGTCGTTTTAATTCGATTATCAAGTCTGGTTTACCTTCAGGGGCCGGGTATGGAAAATACTATTTCCTTGTGGATTATGTTAATCAGTTTGAACGTTTTAATTTTGTCTATGTCAATCATTTTATTTCCATATCTTTGGCGCGAATAA
- the accC gene encoding acetyl-CoA carboxylase biotin carboxylase subunit → MEKKIDKILIANRGEIALRIIRSAREMNIKTVAVYSEADRLSPHVFLADESVFIGKAAASESYLKIEKIIDAALKTNSDAIHPGYGFLSENAVFANAVEKAGLIFIGPSAAAIEIMGSKLAAKAAVSKYETPLVPGTDKAIESPEEGINIAAEIGYPILIKASAGGGGKGMRIVDKMDDFEEQMLTAISEAKSAFGDGAVFIEKYIASPKHIEVQVLGDKYGNYVYLHERECSIQRRHQKVIEEAPSPVVDEKIRKKLGEAAINAAKSCKYYNAGTVEFIMDREKNFYFLEMNTRLQVEHPVTEMITGIDLVKEQIKIARGDKLSFEQHEIPLNGHSIELRVYAEDPENNFLPDTGKLTNYQIPAGFGVRVDDGFREGMDIPVYYDPMIAKLIVHGLNREEAISRMIRAIEEYKISGIKNTLQFGKFVLEHPAFKDGSFDTHFVKNYFEPQKLKEKNLKDDKLVAEIALRLFLNLKEEKEKSLKPLNDKASKWREKRIKLRGN, encoded by the coding sequence ATGGAAAAAAAAATTGATAAAATCCTAATCGCTAACAGAGGTGAAATTGCCTTACGAATAATAAGATCTGCCCGTGAAATGAATATTAAAACAGTTGCTGTTTACTCAGAAGCAGACAGACTTTCACCACATGTTTTTTTAGCTGATGAATCTGTTTTTATAGGGAAAGCCGCTGCCTCAGAATCATATTTGAAGATTGAAAAAATCATTGACGCAGCATTAAAAACAAATTCCGATGCCATACATCCCGGTTATGGATTCCTTTCTGAAAATGCTGTTTTCGCTAATGCGGTTGAAAAAGCCGGACTAATTTTTATAGGTCCGTCAGCTGCAGCTATTGAAATAATGGGCAGCAAACTCGCGGCTAAAGCTGCTGTATCTAAATATGAAACCCCTTTAGTTCCCGGTACAGACAAAGCTATAGAAAGTCCGGAAGAAGGAATTAACATTGCTGCTGAAATCGGGTATCCAATTTTAATAAAAGCCTCAGCAGGAGGTGGTGGTAAAGGAATGCGCATAGTCGATAAAATGGACGATTTTGAAGAACAAATGCTCACCGCTATAAGTGAAGCCAAGTCAGCTTTTGGAGATGGAGCCGTTTTTATTGAAAAGTATATAGCTTCTCCAAAACACATTGAAGTTCAGGTTTTGGGAGATAAATACGGAAACTATGTTTACCTCCACGAAAGAGAATGTTCCATTCAAAGGAGGCACCAAAAAGTTATAGAAGAAGCTCCTTCACCGGTTGTAGATGAAAAAATCCGCAAAAAACTCGGGGAAGCAGCTATAAACGCAGCTAAATCCTGTAAATATTACAATGCCGGTACTGTAGAATTCATTATGGATCGGGAGAAAAACTTTTACTTCCTGGAAATGAATACCAGATTGCAAGTTGAGCATCCCGTTACTGAAATGATAACGGGTATAGATTTGGTAAAAGAACAAATAAAAATTGCCCGTGGTGATAAGCTTTCATTTGAGCAACATGAAATACCTTTGAACGGACATTCAATAGAGCTCAGAGTTTACGCGGAAGATCCGGAAAATAACTTTCTGCCCGATACAGGCAAGCTTACCAATTATCAGATACCTGCCGGATTCGGTGTAAGGGTAGATGACGGATTCAGAGAGGGTATGGATATTCCCGTTTACTACGATCCCATGATTGCGAAATTAATTGTTCATGGTTTAAACCGTGAAGAAGCTATTTCCAGAATGATTCGCGCTATTGAAGAATACAAAATTTCAGGTATTAAAAATACCTTGCAATTCGGTAAATTTGTTTTAGAACACCCTGCTTTTAAAGACGGTAGCTTTGATACGCATTTTGTAAAAAATTATTTTGAGCCGCAAAAGCTAAAAGAAAAGAATCTTAAAGATGATAAATTGGTTGCTGAAATTGCCTTAAGATTATTTCTAAATTTAAAAGAAGAAAAGGAAAAATCACTCAAACCTTTAAATGATAAAGCTTCTAAGTGGAGAGAAAAAAGAATTAAACTCAGAGGTAATTAA
- a CDS encoding hydroxyacid dehydrogenase, translating into MNILFRHPLNENWQKELEQLKAEMSEFNYQYVKEEKWSEEGFNEKMKHADVLVSGRITDKEIELAEKLKILFVPFAGVNSLPLKQLKDKNIKISNAHGNAFITAERSIALAFSLLGKLVFYHNELSKGKWYRTHNSDDLWESMQNKKVSILGYGSIGKKIHQFLKPFTNSFTGLKNNIQQQTEDIQLTNNLEEAISESEIVFCCLPLTNQTKHLFNAKNMKLLSGKYVINVGRGDVFEEEAFFKALESEDIKGAAIDVWYQYPKSNDEVCLPSKFAFHDLKNVVMSPHKAAHSKQAIDDNRKTTFLNVREYLKSGKILNEVKPEAGY; encoded by the coding sequence ATGAATATTTTATTCAGACACCCCTTGAATGAAAATTGGCAAAAAGAATTAGAGCAGCTTAAAGCTGAAATGTCTGAATTTAATTATCAATATGTAAAGGAAGAAAAGTGGAGCGAAGAAGGTTTTAATGAAAAGATGAAACATGCTGATGTATTGGTATCCGGAAGAATTACTGACAAGGAAATTGAGCTGGCAGAAAAGCTAAAAATCCTTTTTGTCCCATTTGCCGGAGTGAATTCATTGCCTTTGAAACAGTTAAAGGATAAAAACATAAAAATTTCTAATGCACATGGAAATGCTTTTATAACAGCTGAGCGTTCTATTGCTTTGGCTTTTTCTCTTTTAGGAAAGCTCGTTTTTTATCATAATGAATTGTCAAAAGGAAAATGGTATAGAACGCATAATAGTGACGACTTATGGGAAAGTATGCAAAATAAAAAGGTTTCCATTTTAGGTTATGGAAGTATTGGAAAGAAGATTCATCAATTTTTAAAACCATTTACAAATTCGTTTACAGGACTAAAAAATAATATACAGCAACAAACTGAGGATATTCAACTGACAAATAATTTAGAAGAAGCAATTTCAGAATCTGAGATTGTTTTTTGTTGTTTGCCTTTAACCAATCAAACAAAACACTTATTTAATGCTAAAAACATGAAACTCCTCTCTGGCAAGTATGTCATAAATGTAGGCAGGGGAGATGTTTTTGAGGAGGAAGCTTTTTTCAAAGCTTTAGAGTCAGAGGATATCAAAGGGGCAGCTATAGATGTTTGGTATCAATATCCAAAATCGAATGATGAAGTTTGCCTACCGTCAAAATTTGCATTTCATGACCTGAAAAATGTTGTAATGTCGCCGCACAAGGCAGCCCACTCAAAACAAGCCATAGATGACAACAGGAAAACTACATTTTTAAATGTCCGGGAGTATTTAAAAAGCGGAAAAATCTTAAATGAAGTTAAGCCCGAAGCAGGATATTAA